In Meriones unguiculatus strain TT.TT164.6M chromosome 17, Bangor_MerUng_6.1, whole genome shotgun sequence, a single window of DNA contains:
- the Pcnp gene encoding PEST proteolytic signal-containing nuclear protein isoform X4 — protein sequence MADGKAGEEKPEKPQRAGAAGGPEEEAEKPVKTKTVSSSNGGESSSRSAEKRSAEDEAADLPTKPTKMSKFGFAIGSQTTRKASAISIRLGASPKETVPTLAPKTLSVAAAFNEDEDSEPEEMPPEAKMRMKNIGRDTPTSAGPNSFNKGKHGFSDNQKLWERNIKSHLGNVHDQDN from the exons ATGGCGGACGGGAAGGCGGGAGAGGAGAAGCCTGAGAAGCCGCAGCGAGCAGGAGCCGCCGGAG GAcctgaagaagaagcagaaaaaccTGTGAAAACTAAGACTGTTTCTTCCAGTAATGGAGGGGAAAGTTCCAGTCGCAGCGCTGAAAAGCGATCAGCTGAAGACGAAGCTGCAGACCTCCCAACAAAGCCTACAAAGATGTCCAAGTTTGGATTTGCCATAGGTAGTCAGACGACAAGGAAAGCATCCGCCATCTCCATCAGACTCGGAGCAAGT CCTAAGGAAACGGTTCCAACTCTTGCTCCAAAAACACTTTCAGTAGCAGCAGCTTTCAATGAAGATGAAGAT AGTGAGCcagaagaaatgcctccagaagcaAAGATGCGGATGAAGAATATTGGAAG GGACACACCAACATCAGCCGGACCAAACTCCTTTAATAAAGGAAAGCATGGCTTTTCTGATAACCAGAAGCTGTGGGAGCGAAATATAAAATCTCATCTTGGAAATGTACACGACCAAGACAATTAA
- the Pcnp gene encoding PEST proteolytic signal-containing nuclear protein isoform X1 yields MGASCTATQSQFLLYTLTSSEETVGSVGDSCRGIFLVKMLFEVAAPINLLSKNSSSCNGGESSSRSAEKRSAEDEAADLPTKPTKMSKFGFAIGSQTTRKASAISIRLGASKPKETVPTLAPKTLSVAAAFNEDEDSEPEEMPPEAKMRMKNIGRDTPTSAGPNSFNKGKHGFSDNQKLWERNIKSHLGNVHDQDN; encoded by the exons ATGGGAGCCTCTTGTACTGCCACACAATCTCAGTTCCTGCTGTACACTCTAACAAGCAGTGAAGAGACTGTTGGGTCAGTAGGTGACAGCTGCAGAGGTATCTTCCTTGTAAAGATGCTTTTTGAGGTTGCTGCTCCCATCAATCTGCTCAGTAAAAATAGCTCATCTTG TAATGGAGGGGAAAGTTCCAGTCGCAGCGCTGAAAAGCGATCAGCTGAAGACGAAGCTGCAGACCTCCCAACAAAGCCTACAAAGATGTCCAAGTTTGGATTTGCCATAGGTAGTCAGACGACAAGGAAAGCATCCGCCATCTCCATCAGACTCGGAGCAAGT AAGCCTAAGGAAACGGTTCCAACTCTTGCTCCAAAAACACTTTCAGTAGCAGCAGCTTTCAATGAAGATGAAGAT AGTGAGCcagaagaaatgcctccagaagcaAAGATGCGGATGAAGAATATTGGAAG GGACACACCAACATCAGCCGGACCAAACTCCTTTAATAAAGGAAAGCATGGCTTTTCTGATAACCAGAAGCTGTGGGAGCGAAATATAAAATCTCATCTTGGAAATGTACACGACCAAGACAATTAA
- the Pcnp gene encoding PEST proteolytic signal-containing nuclear protein isoform X5, with protein sequence MGASCTATQSQFLLYTLTSSEETVGSVGDSCRGPEEEAEKPVKTKTVSSSNGGESSSRSAEKRSAEDEAADLPTKPTKMSKFGFAIGSQTTRKASAISIRLGASKPKETVPTLAPKTLSVAAAFNEDEDSEPEEMPPEAKMRMKNIGRDTPTSAGPNSFNKGKHGFSDNQKLWERNIKSHLGNVHDQDN encoded by the exons ATGGGAGCCTCTTGTACTGCCACACAATCTCAGTTCCTGCTGTACACTCTAACAAGCAGTGAAGAGACTGTTGGGTCAGTAGGTGACAGCTGCAGAG GAcctgaagaagaagcagaaaaaccTGTGAAAACTAAGACTGTTTCTTCCAGTAATGGAGGGGAAAGTTCCAGTCGCAGCGCTGAAAAGCGATCAGCTGAAGACGAAGCTGCAGACCTCCCAACAAAGCCTACAAAGATGTCCAAGTTTGGATTTGCCATAGGTAGTCAGACGACAAGGAAAGCATCCGCCATCTCCATCAGACTCGGAGCAAGT AAGCCTAAGGAAACGGTTCCAACTCTTGCTCCAAAAACACTTTCAGTAGCAGCAGCTTTCAATGAAGATGAAGAT AGTGAGCcagaagaaatgcctccagaagcaAAGATGCGGATGAAGAATATTGGAAG GGACACACCAACATCAGCCGGACCAAACTCCTTTAATAAAGGAAAGCATGGCTTTTCTGATAACCAGAAGCTGTGGGAGCGAAATATAAAATCTCATCTTGGAAATGTACACGACCAAGACAATTAA
- the Pcnp gene encoding PEST proteolytic signal-containing nuclear protein isoform X2, with translation MGASCTATQSQFLLYTLTSSEETVGSVGDSCRGIFLVKMLFEVAAPINLLSKNSSSCNGGESSSRSAEKRSAEDEAADLPTKPTKMSKFGFAIGSQTTRKASAISIRLGASPKETVPTLAPKTLSVAAAFNEDEDSEPEEMPPEAKMRMKNIGRDTPTSAGPNSFNKGKHGFSDNQKLWERNIKSHLGNVHDQDN, from the exons ATGGGAGCCTCTTGTACTGCCACACAATCTCAGTTCCTGCTGTACACTCTAACAAGCAGTGAAGAGACTGTTGGGTCAGTAGGTGACAGCTGCAGAGGTATCTTCCTTGTAAAGATGCTTTTTGAGGTTGCTGCTCCCATCAATCTGCTCAGTAAAAATAGCTCATCTTG TAATGGAGGGGAAAGTTCCAGTCGCAGCGCTGAAAAGCGATCAGCTGAAGACGAAGCTGCAGACCTCCCAACAAAGCCTACAAAGATGTCCAAGTTTGGATTTGCCATAGGTAGTCAGACGACAAGGAAAGCATCCGCCATCTCCATCAGACTCGGAGCAAGT CCTAAGGAAACGGTTCCAACTCTTGCTCCAAAAACACTTTCAGTAGCAGCAGCTTTCAATGAAGATGAAGAT AGTGAGCcagaagaaatgcctccagaagcaAAGATGCGGATGAAGAATATTGGAAG GGACACACCAACATCAGCCGGACCAAACTCCTTTAATAAAGGAAAGCATGGCTTTTCTGATAACCAGAAGCTGTGGGAGCGAAATATAAAATCTCATCTTGGAAATGTACACGACCAAGACAATTAA
- the Pcnp gene encoding PEST proteolytic signal-containing nuclear protein isoform X3 encodes MADGKAGEEKPEKPQRAGAAGGPEEEAEKPVKTKTVSSSNGGESSSRSAEKRSAEDEAADLPTKPTKMSKFGFAIGSQTTRKASAISIRLGASKPKETVPTLAPKTLSVAAAFNEDEDSEPEEMPPEAKMRMKNIGRDTPTSAGPNSFNKGKHGFSDNQKLWERNIKSHLGNVHDQDN; translated from the exons ATGGCGGACGGGAAGGCGGGAGAGGAGAAGCCTGAGAAGCCGCAGCGAGCAGGAGCCGCCGGAG GAcctgaagaagaagcagaaaaaccTGTGAAAACTAAGACTGTTTCTTCCAGTAATGGAGGGGAAAGTTCCAGTCGCAGCGCTGAAAAGCGATCAGCTGAAGACGAAGCTGCAGACCTCCCAACAAAGCCTACAAAGATGTCCAAGTTTGGATTTGCCATAGGTAGTCAGACGACAAGGAAAGCATCCGCCATCTCCATCAGACTCGGAGCAAGT AAGCCTAAGGAAACGGTTCCAACTCTTGCTCCAAAAACACTTTCAGTAGCAGCAGCTTTCAATGAAGATGAAGAT AGTGAGCcagaagaaatgcctccagaagcaAAGATGCGGATGAAGAATATTGGAAG GGACACACCAACATCAGCCGGACCAAACTCCTTTAATAAAGGAAAGCATGGCTTTTCTGATAACCAGAAGCTGTGGGAGCGAAATATAAAATCTCATCTTGGAAATGTACACGACCAAGACAATTAA